CGGGCATCTCCGACGAGATCATCACGACCGCTTTGCCTTGCGCGGACAGCTCGTTGATGATCGAGTAGATTTCGTATTTCGCGCCGACGTCGATGCCGCGCGTGGGCTCGTCGAGGATCAGCACCTCGGGCTCGGTGAAGAGCCACTTGGCCAGCACCACCTTCTGCTGGTTGCCGCCCGAGAGGTTGCCGACCTTCTGCATCACCGTGGGCGTGCGGGTCGCCAGCACCTTGCGGTAGCGCTCGGCCACCTCGGTCTCCTCGGCGTCGTTGAGCACGCCGTGGTCCGACACGCCCCTGAGGTTCGCCAACGTGGTGTTGAAGCGGATGCTCTCGTCGAGGATCAGCCCCAGCGACTTGCGGTCCTCGGTCACGTAGGCGAGCCCGTTGTCGATGGCGCGGTCGACGGTCGAGACGTCGATCGGCTTGCCGTGCAGCGTCACCTCGCCCGAGATGCCCCTGCCCCAGCTGCGCCCGAAAAGCGACATGGCCAGTTCGGTGCGGCCCGAGCCCATGACGCCCGCAATACCGACGACCTCGCCGGCGCGGACGTTGAAGGAGATGTTCTTGATGACCTGCCGCTCGGCGTGCTCGGGGTGCCAGACGTTCCAGTCCTTCACCTGCATGACCACGTCGCCGGCGCGGCGGGTGCGGTCGGGGTAGCGCTGCGACATGTCGCGGCCCACCATGTCGCGGACGATGCGGTCCTCCGAGAGCCCCTGCGAGGCGTCGAGCTCCGACACCGCCATGCCGTCGCGGATCACCGTCACGGTGTCGGCGACGTAGCGCACCTCGTTCAGCTTGTGGGAGATGATGATGCAGGTGACGCCCTGCGCCTTCAGCTCGAGCATGAGGTCGAGCAGCTTGCGGCTGTCGTTCTCCTGCAGCGCCGCCGTCGGCTCGTCGAGGATCAGCAGCTTCACGTCCTTGGACAGCGCCTTGGCGATCTCGACCAGTTGCTGCTTGCCGACGCCGATGCTGTCGACCAGCGTGCCCGGCGCGTCGCGCAGGCCGACCTTGGCGAGCAGTTCCTCGGTGCGGCGGAAGGTTTCCTGCCACTGGATCACGCCGCCGGTCTGCCGCTCGTTGCCGAGGAAGATGTTCTCGGCGATCGAGAGCTGCGGCACCAGCGCGAGTTCCTGGTGGATGATGACGATGCCCCTGTCCTCGCTGTCGCGCAGCGTGCGGAACTCGGCGAGCTGGCCGTCGTAGTGGATTTCCCCGTCGTAGCTGCCGACGGGATAGACCCCGGAGAGCACCTTCATCAGGGTCGATTTGCCGGCACCGTTCTCGCCGCAGATCGCGTGAATCTCGCCTTCGCGGACCTGGAGATTCACCTGGTCGAGCGCCTTCACCCCCGGGAATTCCTTGGTGATACCGCGCATCTCGAGCAGAAGAGTCATGACCCGTACCTGCCTTGTATGAAGTGAAGGTCGGGGGAGGCCCGAAGGCCTCCCCCTGTTCGGCGCCCCGGGAGCAAATGGGGCGCGCGGGAGGAACGCTTACTTGATCTGGTCTTCGGTGTAGTAACCGGAGCCGATCAGCACCTCTTCCCAGTTCGAGGCGTCGACGGGGACGGGCTCGAGCAGGTAGGACGGAACGACCTTCACGCCGTTGTCGTAGGTGGTGGTGTCGTTGATCTCGGGCTCGGAGCCTTCCATCAGCGCGTTGACCATGCCCACGGTGACGCGGGCGAGTTCACGGGTGTCCTTGAAGATGGTCGAGTACTGCTCGCCGGCGAGGATCGACTTCACCGACTGAACTTCCGCGTCCTGGCCGGTGACGATCGGCATCTTCAGGTCGCCCGAGCCGTAGCCGACGCCCTTGAGCGAGGACAGGATGCCGATGGACAGACCATCGTAGGGCGCGAGAACGCCGTGCACGTCCTTGTCGGTGTAGTTGGCCGACAGGATGTTATCCATGCGCGCCTGCGCCACCGCGCCGTCCCAGCGCAGCGTGCCGACCTTGTCCATGCCCATCTGGCCGGACTGGACGACGATGTCGCCCGAGTCGATCAGCGGCTGCAGCACCGACATGCCGCCGTTGTAGAAGAAGTAGGCGTTGTTGTCGTCCGGCGAGCCGCCGAAGAGTTCGACGTTCCACGGCTTGCTGTCCGGGAAGCGCTCCTTCAGGCCCTCGACCAGCGAGGTCGCCTGCTGCACGCCGACCTTGAAGTTGTCGAAGGTGGCATAGTAGTCGACGTCGCCGCTGTCGCGGATCAGGCGGTCATAGGCCACGATGCGCACGCCCGAGGCGGCCGCGTTCGCGAGCGCGTTCGACAGGGTGGTGCCGTCGATGGCGGCGATCACCAGCACGTCGACGCCCTTGGTGACCATGTTCTCGATCTGCGCGAGCTGGTTGGGGATGTCGTCTTCGGCGTATTGCAGATCGGTGCCGTAGCCGGCTTCCTCGAGCTGCTTGACCATGTTGTTGCCGTCGTCGATCCAGCGCGCCGAGCTCTTGGTCGGCATGGCGATGCCCACGGTGCCCTTGTCCTGCGCGAAGGCCGCGCTCGAGAGCGCAATGAGGCTCACCGCGAGCGCACCCGCGAGTTTATTCAGTTTCATCGGTATCCTCCCGTTGAGGGGGCGTCTCCCGCACCCCGCTGTTCCCCTGTGGGGACGCCAAAAGTCCTACTTAATCGTGACATACCGAACAAATACCATTATTGGTTATCTGCATAACGCGACTGGTATGTGTGATGTCCGATCTCCTGCAGAACCTGCGCCCCGCGCAAATCCGCCTCATCGCCGCCATCGCCGAGCACGGGCAGTTGCAGGTCGCCGCCGCCTCCTGCCGGATGACCCAGCCCGGCGCGTCGCGGATGCTGGCCGAGCTCGAGCGCAGCATCGGCGCGCGGCTGTTCCAGCGCACCCCCAAGGGGATGGAGCCGACGCCCACCGGCGCGCTGCTGGCCCAGCACGCGCGGCGGATCGAGCATGACCTGCGCCGCATGGCCGAGGATTTCGCCGACCTGCACTCGGGGCTTGGCGGCACGGTGCGCGTCGGTGCGGTCACCGGCCCGGCGCTCGGCCAGCTGGTGCCTCAGGTGCAGCGGCTGAAGGCACGGGCCAGGTCGATGGACATCTCGATCGAGGTCGCCCCCTCGGTCGCGCTGGTGCAGGCGCTGGAGCGGGGCGAGCTCGATTTCGCCCTCGCCCGCCTGCCGCCGCAGTTCGACGAGCGCGACTTCATCCTCGAGCCCGCGCGCGACGAGATCGTGCAGCTGCTGGTGCGCGAGGGGCACCCGATGCTGGGGCAGAGCCCGGTCGCCATTGCCGACCTGCATGGCACGCGCTGGATCCTGCAGCAGCGCGGCGCGCCGATCCGCGCGGCGATCGAGACGGCCTTCCACGACGAGGGCATGAGCCCGCCCCCCGACGTCATCACCACCTCCTCGCTGCTGGCGATCATCGCGCTCTTGAAGGATTCCGACGCCGTCGCACCGATGTCGCAGGAGGTGATCGACCTCATGCTCGAGCCGCCGGTCTCGGCGGACCTGCGGCGGCTGCAGCTGAACCGGCTGGTGACCGTCGAGCCCTACCTGATCATCCAGGCGCGTGGGCGGCACATCTCGAAGGCGGCCGAGCGGCTGCTGGCCATGGTGCAGGAGAGCATCCGCAGTTTCTGAGTGATTTCCCGAATCCGGGAATTTATCTCGGCGCGGTTATCCCGCCCGGCGCACGCCCCCGGCCGGGGCGTCCATGACCACCTTTTCCATGCAGGCGCGGGCGCGCTCGGGCATCCCGGCGCGGATCGCGTCGACGATGGCCCGGTGCTTCTCGACGCTGCGGGCGAGGTCTCCCGGCTCGCGCGCCTCCTCGGCCTCGGCGATGAGCTGCGAGTAGAGCGCCGCCTGCACCAGATCGCCCAGCGACTGCAGGAAGCGGTTGTCGGAAAGGTGCAGGATCAGCTTGTGGAACTCGAGGTCGGCCATGGCAAAGGCGGTGCGGCTGCCGGCCTGCGCCAGCGCCTCGCAGCTCGCCTCGAGCCGCGCGTGTTCCTCGGGCCCCGCCCGCTCGGCCACCAGCGCCGCCGCCGAGGGTTCGATGATCAGCCGGATCTCGTTGAGGTCGGCGACGAAACGGCCCGGGGTCTTCTGCTCGGAATGCCAGCGCAGCACGTCCGGGTCGAACATGTTCCACTCGGACGAGGGCTGCACCCGCGTGCCGACCTTGGCCTTGGAGGCGAGCATGCCTTTGGCGATCAGCGTCTTCTTCGCCTCGCGGATCACCGTGCGGGAAACGCCGAACATCTCCTCGAGGTCGGGGTCGAGCGGGATCATCGCGCGCTCGGGATATTCTCCGGCGACGATGGCCAGCCCCAGCTGGTCCACCACGTGGGTGGTGTGGCTCTGGGCGCGGTCGGTGAAACCGCCGCCCGCCGTCAATGTCATGATCGCGCGTCTGATGCGGTCAGAAGCCTTATGCGCGCCGTCGTTGCCCAACCCAAACCCTTTTGCAGCATGATGAAGGCGAAGAGCAGGCCCCCGATCACGATCTTCGTCCACCAGCTCGAAAGCGTGCCGTCGAAGACGATGTATGTCTGTATCAGCCCCATGATCAGAATGCCAAAGAAAGTGCCCGCGACAAATCCGCTGCCACCGCTGAGGAGCGTCCCGCCGATGACCACCGCGGCGATGGCGTCGAGCTCGACCCCGACCGTCGCCAGCGAGTAGCCCGCCGAGGTGTAGAGCGTGTAGACGATCCCCGCGAGCCCGGCCAGACCACCCGACACCGCGTAGATGCCGATCGTGGTGCGCGCCCGCGGCACGCCCATCAGCTGCGCCGTCTGCGCCGAGCCGCCGATCGCATAGACGTTCTGGCCGAAGCGCGTGCGGTGCAGGGCGATCATGGCGGCGAGGTAGGTCAGCAGCATGAGCCCGCCGGTGATGCGGAACCGTCCGCCGCCCGGGGCCTTCCAGTAGAGCGACTGCAGCCAGTCGTAGAACTCGTGGGTGATCGGCACGGAGTCGGTCGACAGCACGTAGGCAAGCCCGCGCATCAGGAACATGCCCGCGAGCGTGACGATGAAGGGCGGCATCTCGAGGTAATGGATGATCCCGCCCATCGCCGCGCCGAAGCCCGTGGTGATCACCAGCACCAGCGCGAAGGCGACCAGCGGGTGAATGGACGTGTCGCGCAGGATCACCGCCAGGAACACCCCGGTGAAGGCGATCACCGAGCCGACCGAGAGGTCGATGCCGCCCGACAGGATCACGAAGGTCATGCCGACCGCGGTGATGCCCAGGAAGGCGTTGTCGGTCAGCAGGTTCGCCACCACCCGCGTCGAGGCCATGGCCGGGAACTGCGCCGCGCAGAGCACGAAGGCCAGCACGAAGGTGGCAAGGGTGATGTAGAGCGGAAGCTTGGTGGACTGGCTCATGACTGGCCCTCCTCAGGACGGGTCCGCGGCGTGGTCCGGGCCGGGCGCTCGCGCAGGACGGGGCCCGTCGAGGCGCGCAGCAGGTAGAGGCTGTGGCGCACGCGCGGGCTCTGGATGACGAGGATGGCGATGATGATCAGCGCCTTGATGACGAGGTTGAATTCGACCGGCATGCCCGAGAGCAGGATCAGCGCGTTCACACTCTGGATGATCAGCGCGCCGAGCAGCGAGGCGGTGATCGAGAACCGCCCGCCGAGCAGCGAGTTGCCCCCGATGACCACGGCGAGGATGGCGTCGAGCTCCATCCAGAGCCCGGCGTTGTTGGCATCCGCGCCCTTGATGTCGGCGGCGACGATGACCCCGGCCAGCGCCGCGCAGAGCCCCGAGACGAGGTAGACCGCCAGCAGCAGCACCCGCGAGTTGATCCCGGCGAGGCGCGAGGAGGTCTCGTTGATCCCCACCGCCTCGATCAGCAGGCCAAGCGCGGTGCGGCGGATGACGAAGCCGGTGAGGCAGGCCACGGCGATCCAGATCCAGATCGGCGTCGGCACGGCGGCGATGGTGCCCGCGCCGAGCCGGATGAGACCGGGGTCGTTGAAGGTGAGGATCGCGCCCTCGGTCAGCAGCTGCGCGATGCCGCGCCCGGCCACCATCAGCACCAGCGTGGCGACGATGGGCTGGATGCGGAAGACCGCGACCAGAAGCCCGTTCCAGAGCCCACAGGCCGCCCCGGCGCAGAGCGCCATGAGCACCGCCAGCGTCCAGTGCGCGCCACCGACCACGGCGCTTGCCGCGACCGCCCCGGCGATCGCCATGACCGCGCCGACCGAAAGGTCGATGCCGCGCGTGGCGATGACCAGCGTCATGCCGGTGGCCAGCAGCGCCGTCGGCGCGCCGCGATTCAACACGTCGATGAGGTTGCCGAAGAGCCGCCCGTGCTGGAACTCGACATGGAAGAAGCCCGGGAAGACGAGGAAGTTCGCCGCCAGCACCAGCGCGAGGATGACGATCTGCGGCATCACCCGTTTCAGCGTGGATTTCATCATGCCGCGTCCTCCGCCGCGATGGCCTCGACGATGGCCTTGGTCGAGATCTCATGGCCGGTCAGCTCGCCCACCTGTCGGCGGTCGCGCAGCACGACGATGCGACTGGAATAGGCCACCAGTTCCTCCATTTCCGACGAGGCGACGATCAGCGCCATGCCCTTGCGGCGCAGCTCCTCGATCAGCGCGATGATCTCGGCATGGGCGCCGACGTCGATGCCGCGCGTCGGCTCGTCGAGGATCAAGAGCTCGGGCTCGGTCGCCAGCCAGCGCGCCAGCAGCGCCTTCTGCTGGTTGCCGCCCGAGAGCAGCCGGATCGGCATGTCGAGCGAGGCGAGGCGGATGTCGAGCGCCTTGACATAGTGCTGGGCGATCTCCTCGGCCCGCGCGCGCGGGATCGGCCGGTGCCAGCCCTGCCGCGCCTGCAGCGACAGGATGATGTTCTCGCGGACCGACAGATCGCCGACGATGCCGTCGGTCTTGCGGTCCTCGGGGCAGAGCGCGAAGCGGTTGCGGATCGCCTCGCGCGGGCTCGTGATGCGCAGCGGCTTGCCGCGCAGCGCCGCCGTGCCCTGATCGGCGGCAACGACGCCGAAGACCACGCCCAGCGTCTCGCTGCGGCCCGAGCCGAGCAGCCCGGCAAGGCCGACGACCTCGCCCTCGCGGATGTCCATGTCGAAGGGCTCGATGCTGCCGCGCTTGCCGTATCCCTTCAGCGAGAGCAGCAACTCGCCCGGTTCGGACTGCGCGCGGTGATGCGTCGCGGCCTCGAGCGCGCGGCCCAGCATCAGCGTCACGATCTCGGTCTGCGTCGCGTCGGCCAGCCGCCGCGTGCCCACCACCCGGCCGTTGCGCAGGATCGTGGCGCGGTCCGAGATGGCAAAGACCTGGTCGAGGAAATGGGTGATGAAGACGATGGCGAGCCCCCTGCCCTTCAGCCGCTCGATCACCGAGAAGAGCAGCTGCACCTCGTCGTGGTCGAGGCTGGCGGTGGGCTCGTCGAGGATCAGCACCTTGCCGGAAAGCTCGACGGCACGGGCGATGGCGACGATCTGCTGGATGGCGATCGAATAGCTCGACAGCAGCCGGGCCGGGTCGATCTCGAGCCCGTAGTCGCGCAGGATGCGGCGCGAGTCGGCCTTCATCCGGCGGTGATCCACCATGCCCCAGCGCATCGGCTGGCGCCCCAGAAAGAGGTTCTCGGCCACCGTGAGGTTGGGCAGGAGGTTCACCTCCTGGTAGACGGTGCCGATGCCGAGCGCCTGGCTGCCCAGGGGATCGCGCGGGTCTATCTCGGCTCCGCCAAGGGTGATGGTGCCGCCGTCGCGGCTGTAGGCGCCGGTCAGGCACTTGATCAGCGTGGATTTCCCTGCGCCGTTCTCGCCCAGGAGCGCGTGCACCTCGCCGGGATAGAGCGCCAGCTCGACGTCATCGAGCGCGATGGCGCCCGGAAAGAATTTGCTGATGCCGCGCGCGTGCAGCACCGGTTCTGGCTGAGCCATCCCGAAGTCCCCTCCCCTGGACAGGGTTCTGCGCCTCCCGGAAGCTCCGGAAGGCGCCCGTGGCGGAAGCGGTGCCCCCGCCGCGCAGCGTCAGTATCCGAGATCCTTCTTGCTCTCGTAAATGGCCGCGTTGTCGTCGGCGCTGGTGTAGAGCTTGGATTCGGTCTGGATCCACTTGGCCGGCATGGTGCCGTCCTTCCAGTAGGCTTCGAGCACGTCAAAGGCCGGGCCCGCCATGTTCGGCGTCAGCTCGACCGTCGCGTTGGCCTCGCCGGCCTTCATCGCGAGGTGGATGTCGGGCACCGAGTCGATCGACACGATCTTGATGTCCTCGCCCGGCTTCAGGCCGGCTTCCTTGATCGCCTGGATCGCGCCCACGGCCATGTCGTCGTTATGCGCGTAGAGCGCGCAGATATTGGCGCCGCCCTCGGACTTGAGGAAGCTCTCCATCACCACCTTGCCCTGCGCGCGGGTGAAGTCGCCGGTCTGGCTGCGGGTGATCTTGATGTTCGGCGCGTCCGCGATGGCTTCCTCGAAGCCCTTCTTGCGGGCGATCGCCGGGGACGAGCCCGTGGTGCCCTGCAGCTCGACCACCGGGCAGTCCTTGCCCGCAACCGCTTCCTTCAGCCAGTTGCCGGCCACCATGCCCTCGTGCACCTGGTCGGAGGTGACGGCGGTCATGTAGAGATCTTCCGGCGCGTCGATGTTGCGGTCGAGCAGGATCACCGGGATGTTGGCGTCCTTGGCCTCTTCCAGCACCTCGTCCCAGCCGGTGGCGACCACGGGCGCGAGCAGGATCGCGTCGACGCCCTGCGCGATGAAGCCACGGATCGCCTTGATCTGGTTCTCCTGCTTCTGTTGCGCGTCGGCGAATTTCAGGTTGATGCCGCGGGCCTCGGCCTGTTGCTTGGTGACCGTGGTCTCGGCGGCACGCCAGCCGGATTCCGAGCCGATCTGGCTGAAACCGACGGTCTCGCCCCCGGCCAGCGCCATGGCGGGCACAAGGATAGCGGCGCTTGCGAGCAAGCTTTTAAGAATGTTCATGATGTCCTCCCTCGGACCTCTCCTCAGGTCCGTAGATCATTAAGTATTACTTTATTACTATTGTAAAGCGTCCTGTGAGGCGCTTCGCCGGCTCCGATGAAAATAAGTGAAATCATGGTCTTGCGGCGCATGTCCCCACGGAGACGCGCGGGCGCGCCCGACTCAGATCCGGCGGCGGTGCGGGTCATCCGCGCGAGAAGAGCCGGGCGTCCCAGGCGATGGGCGTCTCCAGCCCCGGACGGATCCGCGCGAAGTCCGGGTGCGCCGCATTGAAGAGGAAGTTGCGCTCCACCGGCGCGACGGCGCTCGGCACGACAAGCACGGCAGAGCGCCGCTCTTCCACCCATGCGTGGCCGAAGGCGGCGGCCCCCGGATCGCCGGACTGCTGCCAGCCCGGCGCGAGGTGGTCGGCAAAGACCTCGTAGCTTACGCCCGCGGGAATGGTGATCTCGAGCGCGTGCTGGCCCTCGGGCAGGATCCCGGCGAAATGCACCAGCTTCTCGAGCATGGCGGTCGAGAAATGCTCGGAGGCGTAGATCACCGGATCCCCGGCCATGTGCCAGCGCCCGCCGTAGCGCAGCGCGCCGCCCTCGGACCAGATCGGATACCGCCCCTCGGGATCGCCGATGCGCCAGGCGCGGCGCTCGGCGTCGAAGCGGCGGTGGGTCATCAGGCGGCGAAGCCCGACTCGGCCCGGTGCAGAAGGTCGATCACCGCGTCCGCCCCGGCCGAGCTGGAGGTGGCGAGATCAAGCGCCGCGCGGCCCCCGAGCATCGGGTGCGGGGCCTCGAGAAAGGCCATGCAGCGCTCGTGATCGCCGCGGTAGAGGCGCAGCGCGAGCTCGTAGACGCGGGCGAATTCGTAAAGCTTTTCACTGGTTTCCCGGCTGAGCGGCTTGCCCTGCCGGCGCACGCGCCGATAGGTCGCCTCGGGCAGGATGCGGAAGAACCGCGCCGCGCCGAGCCGGTCATGCACCCGCGTGGCGCTGTCCGCCGGAAGCCCGTGCGCCACCTGCTCGGCGATGCCGAGCCGGTCGATGGCCCCGCCGGCAAGGCCGAGAAGATCGGCGATGCGCAGGGCCTCGGTGGGCCGTTTCTGCAGCGTCTGCATGGAATCTGCCTCCGGCGCTTGGGTGTCAGGTGATATGTATATGGCGCTCAGCTGATCGCGGTCAAGGTCGGCCTGCCCCGTATCCCCCGCCGGTCCCGGGCCGGGAAGAACGGCTCAGCCGGTGATCTCGATGCGGCGCAACCCTTGGAATTCCTGCGCGGCCATGCCCTGGAGCGGCCGCAGATGGTGGGTCAGCACGTATTGCGCGGCAAAGGCGGAGGGCGCCTTCAGCATCAGCAGCCCCTGCTCGAAACTGTCGAAGGCCAGCCCCGAGAACCAGCTGCGATGCAGGCCGGGCTCGGTCTGCGCGAGCCGTGCAAGCGTGCGCGGCCAGGGTCCGGCCTCGCTGGCCTGCGGCTGCGGCGCGGGCGCTTCCGCCGCGCGGGCCCCGAAATCGACGCGGACGACCTTTTCCTCGGCCGGCGTGCTCTCGGGGGTCTGCACCTCCATGCGGGCCGAGAAATCCGGGCCGACGTTTTCCCAATGCGGCGCGCTCAGCCGGTAGACCTCGGCGTAGTTGAGCCGGTAGGCAGCCACCCTGCCCCGCACACCGGGCCGCAATTGCAGCAGGATCTCGGCCTTGGTCAGCCGCTTGATCTCGCGTTTCACCGTGCGTTCGTCGACCGACCAGAGCCGCGCCATCTCGCGCTGGCCGACCGTCAGCTCGTCTGTGCGCCAGTTGTAACGCGCCGTCACCAGGGCCACGAGCCGCAGCATCGAAGTCTGGACTCCGGGCGATCCATTCAGCCCGGCAAGGGCCAGGGCCGTCAACAGGTCGTATTTCTGGGAGCCTGCCTGAGGTCCCGTAAATCGTTTGAAGTCCATGATCGTCTGCTCTGCCGCTCGGTCAGGGACGGCTGCATTGGCCGATTCCCCGTTGGCTTCCACACTGCTCGATTTTCCCGTCATTTGTCAATGTGGGCAGAAAGACGGGACGGGAACCCTAATCCAAATTCATTTGGAAAAAATCGGTTCATTGGTAATGGGTGACAGCATTGATGACACCATTTTAGGGGGTGTTTGTCACCTTATCCACCGTTTTGGCCCCAGGGCTGTCACGAAATCCGTGTCGGACCCGCCGCAGAAATCCCGTAATCCTGAAAAACTTCGCGAAAAAACGAGAAACTCGAACTTGGGGTTTTGCCCTTTCCGCAATTCGCGTTATTGAATGGCCAGTGAGAGAAAACACGAGCAGGCCCATGAGAGACCATTCCGACCTTCAATCCATGAACGAGCGCAGCCTCGCACAGCAGGCTGCGGTGCGCCGCGCGACCTTCTCCCCGGCAGAGGAAAAGATCCTGCGGCCCTTCTCCATCTGGGAGATCAGCCACTTCATGTTCGACGTGCCGGCGGACACGCTGCGCAAGAAACTGGCCGACGATCCCTCGCTGCCGCAGGGCTCGGTCGAGGAGGACGGGCGCCAGCGCTGGTTCTCGCTGCAGGAGATCAACGAGCTGCGCCGGCGCCTGCGCTTCCGCGGCAAGCCGCTCCTGCCCCACCGGCCGGCCGGCCGCGCGATGCGCGTGGCGGTGTCCAACTTCAAGGGCGGCGTCGGCAAGACCGTCGTGGCCCAGCACCTCGCCAATGCCGCGGCGCTCGACGGCTATCGCGTTCTCGTGATCGACTTCGACCCCCAGGCCACGATGACCCACTCGATGGGCCTCGTCGAGGTGAAGGAGTGGAACACGGTCTGGGGCATCATGTGCCGCGACCTTTGCCGCGAGGCCGACCGCATCGCCGCCGCCTATGACGACCCGGCGGACTGCCCCTACCCCACCGCCGACGAGCTGCCCGAGGACGTGCAGTCGATCGGCGCGCAGCGCATCCAGGACTTCATCCAGAAGACCGCCTGGCCGACCATCGACATCATCCCCTCCTGTGCCAACGCCGCCTTCGTCGAGTTCGCCTCGGCCCAGTACCGCGCCATGCACAAGGCCTGGAGCTTCTTCGGCTGCGTGTCGCGCTACCTCGACGAGCTGCCGCAGGACCAGTACGACCTGATCATCTTCGACTGCCCGCCGGCGATCGGCTACCAGTCGCTGAACGCGGCCTTCGCGGCGGACATCCTCTATATCCCCTCGGGCCCGGGCTACTGGGAATACGACTCGACCACGAGCTTCCTCGGTCAGCTCGGCGACGCGCTCGAGGACATCTCGGACGGTTTCGCCAAGGTCGCCGAGGACGCCGGCATCCGCCTGCCCAAGCGCTTCGACGACGTGCGGCTCCTGATGACCCGCTTCGAGCAGTCGAACCCGCTGCACGTCGCGATGATGGACGCCTTCCGCAATGTCTTCGGCGCGGACGTCTGCCGGCACGCCATCGAGATGACCCGCGCGGTCGAGCAGTCGGGCCGCTTCCAGCAGTCGGTCTATGAACAGGACTACCGCCAGATGACCCGCGAGACCTGGAAGCGGGCGCGCCAGAGCTTCGACGCCGCCTATGACGAGTTCAAGGAGGTGGTGCTGCGCGCCTGGGAAGCCAAGAACGCGAAGGAGGAGGTTGAGGCATGAGCAGCAAGAACAAGTTCGGCTTCGGCCCGATCGAGACCGCCGAGGTCAAGCCGCGCCGCCGCGACGTGGGTCCGATGGGCGCCGCTGTGCGCGAGGCGGCGAGCAGCCTGACCGAGAGTACCGAGAACCTCGTCGAGCAGCGCCGCCAGAACGCCACCGATGCCAAGGCCTATCGCGAGGCCCGGGAAGAAGGCCGCGTGCTCGTCGCGATCCCGCTCGAGGACATCCGCACCGACGACCTGCCGCGCGACCGTCTCGACCTCAGCGCCGTGGCGACCTCGGACGAGATGGAGGAACTCAAGGCCTCGATCCGCGAGCGTGGGCAGAAGGAGCCGATCGAGGTCTATCGGACCGAGGGCGGCTACCAGCTGAAGAAGGGCTGGCGCCGCGTGACCGCGCTGCAGCAGCTGCTGACGGAAACGGGTGACGTGCGCTTTGGCAAGGCAATCGCGCGGGTTGCCGAGGAAGCGGGCACGCGGATCGACCTCTATATCGACATGGTCGAGGAGAACGTGATCCGCGAGGACCTGAGCTTTGCCGAGATGGCGCAGGTCGCGATCACCGCCGCGCAGGACACCGGGCTTGACGGGATGGGCGCGGAGGAACTCGTCGGCCGCATCTATGCCTCGCTGCACAAGATGAAACGCTCCTATATCCGCAGTTTCGTCTACCTTCTCGAACAACTCGAGGAGGCGCTGCCGTATCCAAAGGCGGTATCGCGCAATCTCGGTGTCGACGTGGCGCGCAAGCTCCAGGCCGCGCCGGAGCGGGCAGGGGCGCTGCGTTCGGTGCTTTCGACGGTGAATTCGGCCGAGGAACAGTCCGAGATCCTGAAAAAGTTCGTCCAGGCGGCGGACCGTGCCGAGAGCAAGGCGCAGGACACGCCGCGCCAGCGCAGCGTGAAATACGAATTCCATGTCGGCCTGTCCAAGGTCACCGCGCGCAAGGGCGAGTGCCGGATCCTCTCGGAGATCGATTTCTCCTCGGTGGACCGCAAGCGCCTGCAGCGCGCGGTGGAGGCGTTCGAGGCCGCTCTGCGCGACGGGTAACCCGCGGGTTACGGGACGGGTGACGGTAACCCGGCCAGAAAACAAAGGGCGCAAGGCCGGTAACCCATGGGTTACCGGCCTTTTGCTTAGGGGAGGACTGGTGTGCCTGATGGCCCGATGCTCGCGGGTCGTGAGGAGGCGGTCTGCGTTAACGGTGGGGAAGGGGAGCGCGGTTCGGCGGCGCGAATGAAGACTCGGCCATCAGGTCAAATAAGACGCCTGCGGAACGCTCTCT
The window above is part of the Salipiger sp. H15 genome. Proteins encoded here:
- a CDS encoding ParB N-terminal domain-containing protein yields the protein MSSKNKFGFGPIETAEVKPRRRDVGPMGAAVREAASSLTESTENLVEQRRQNATDAKAYREAREEGRVLVAIPLEDIRTDDLPRDRLDLSAVATSDEMEELKASIRERGQKEPIEVYRTEGGYQLKKGWRRVTALQQLLTETGDVRFGKAIARVAEEAGTRIDLYIDMVEENVIREDLSFAEMAQVAITAAQDTGLDGMGAEELVGRIYASLHKMKRSYIRSFVYLLEQLEEALPYPKAVSRNLGVDVARKLQAAPERAGALRSVLSTVNSAEEQSEILKKFVQAADRAESKAQDTPRQRSVKYEFHVGLSKVTARKGECRILSEIDFSSVDRKRLQRAVEAFEAALRDG